The following coding sequences are from one Chaetodon trifascialis isolate fChaTrf1 chromosome 24, fChaTrf1.hap1, whole genome shotgun sequence window:
- the LOC139327707 gene encoding uncharacterized protein isoform X2, whose amino-acid sequence MAEEGSVYELEGLERQLQSLLGRYTRDELRADSKQFCSDFCKLVEEYASRWQVPLPQLRILGVALCYFAQAATFFTSNCDHVLHTLSSLALSVFELLLFFDQKDLHQGPLKHFTVTFQECNLALAKHQNVHLLQVEHLVRSGGLWASPALQAILSESSLPQREVDGCISSELPVFLELRVRYLLSCERVNEAMALAKCCAWHPSAGQHLFFLQVYLTWLLKTSQHDSLRREVANFNGKDAVHIICSLEYEEKDELLLALSRAFLSQQLRRGDMYYLCDLVFIWSKLHRRLKTSKQALLEESHQLMLFATNVNSIFPFIRAILQELAEDGIQFCVELCAHALQSCLPCDVITKSLIYKTIAGLLPNDLEVCRACALLVFFLERTVEAYKIVYLLYMHPDQEYHVEHGPIRNHVRFETLQVLKKDLCFDPEFWNLIALRTNCLKLMSEKVVSAALEEIMEDKWILNYCTKEPALRSSTSVCQKGSKGALQAGAKKRHNKEDSNTVSKRIKMGKTRLNVDHSIKRKGNQGSRPLKDASSEPLRRSFWQLDKLQDNGGYGELRRTTRLSEKNPPKRRIRKPKWLVEDSGPLEENNIPQKMRKHGLKHQKHHQSSVEKRPETGQIKNNAKHKPSVNSHLVAKENNSKHQKGFSIDGLQPAAPPQVILELSLPDNELMGTFNEDSCNRQRGFPQVLLYKPTVKVPPTSQPVKTVHGKEVILRARDAAMFVQQLHCYARRQKGKGNGSNIQGSVSTITRSSVQGSPPKGQHRELCEQPAAEMKGGIASQTPAADELAESPVVEKVLQVQTAKAVSRRTSSSRVLSEKSAVEMKVTVASRTPAAAKVTESPVLDKIPRAQSTGKVSETKTRELPEKSAAEMKVTSASQTAAATEVTDAPLLDNVLQAQKRELCEESAVEMKVTIASQTPTAGKVTQSPGFDKVSKAQTVKDVSKTATEVDKNQMVVTEEIPPLSNTSNISNLGAADPMPSQSRDVVLRDGKELDLKSLSSQAETGSPEALTTVSSSISDISPELSEGCVPHENEASPGGIKVTTYTPTDQDSISALTLVTEMVTELAPETLAHKCPAPEDSATNESRAGSKREVSHRLHTTSSCSGPELGASAVTDVQGKKEGTQDITSEVLDNSDPVESEESKLEYSCMFCNKVFKGSRVVAHAMFHYRKDECMFCGIMFKDDLLAMMHLSDHIEKLKRSKDSAGNSTQENWVSETKDTSTPKTSAKVKTTNVSSGRRSSGRTLKSAVSPESVSLPDSAPPGSRKLRSSDKPVDGLSLQEQKKNVSKHLNSKTAVHKVNGHIGKKKTLVRLKKDTLNWEAEQPCTQQKISQEKTSLTENPRLQENRDVEMDSAASVQVDKEFSCSTNNKMMQVLKTATKQDGKVAEEKNLELQNKCCCPVDGCTWCADLSKNRVALLYHALEDHYGELKPLQLAFRIGKSRCSICMRVLWSFEHFQHHVERHKLTPRHPCLHQGCTARFKTGMEMRRHARRHSPLQAVCCLPGCSQLFICLWALNLHEREHYASKPTKPDKNTNKQTGNKHNVSAGKKQSDHKPKEETATTAESVKATCKSRGHVPHKSSTGTLVKTPCPTTVRASLLKQELEEINETKDSHVLMNLSNKDTAQPTGPNLRLRQTLRKVKVSHTNMAVLKSHRVISSSLLKHSIKLRYKFRKKQVKVNTKSPERRGRPPKSKKAVHDENTTTGQSDERVKEKNDQRSPTQLGSRSKAAETSNVSKALKEEKSQQVHDVVRTTETSIDESKSKKSVNKQIKKNHTKQKGVSNNTSTSDNSLNQSITATVADKTQKSAAVKMKKRRSSPKENGYRSTTSDSSKSEKRKVTNGKANTELKKKCPLKESGSASKKLAKSNYVVPQAEATTAAVQTSADEEGKAKVENTDSTQKPSDNSMPAAPANPLNEIIAPPTTSGENVHKVTTEVKSKKSHIMKKERKKEKNTHTAPADAGKTNKKHKDTHKKGHKKEVKDRRPCKDESKTSVLKKTAKSKPVEQQFEAKAADVQSSCDVDGKVKEETSDATLDHSGSSICAAASSSLTEMICPPTATGENTQEATKQEKSKKPRVMKIPDPNKANKKRKLILEGGDRKSVKTKSKHQGVASLSQKTTKSDCEVQPLTEVKAEVMESSVAEEEKPPAETAQSTFSSPGYSMIMNGQAATEDVKSVVSKDTLAEYNKRPYVRLPPTAYLDEKYITMPKRRKAMPSFLSSQRSLPPEQAKVTTAVKRQRCANCFATFDSAEDLQSHLQVKKCSSLFGFDSDDESNS is encoded by the exons CTTGTGGAGGAGTATGCCTCTCGCTGGCAGGTGCCGCTGCCTCAGCTCAGGATCCTTGGGGTGGCTCTGTGCTACTTCGCTCAAGCAGCCACCTTCTTCACATCAAACTGTGATCATGTGCTCCACACACTCAGTAGTCTGGCCTT GAGTGTTTTTGAGTTGCTGCTGTTCTTTGACCAGAAGGACTTACATCAGGGGCCACTGAAACACTTCACTGTTACATTCCAG GAATGTAATTTGGCCCTTGCGAAGCACCAGAATGTTCATTTACTTCAGGTTGAGCATTTGGTTCGGAGCGGCGGGCTTTGGGCCAGCCCAGCCTTACAGGCAATCCTCAGTGAGTCCAGTTTACCTCAGAGGGAAG TGGATGGTTGCATCAGCTCTGAACTGCCGGTGTTCTTGGAGCTTCGGGTGCGCTACCTCTTATCCTGTGAACGGGTCAATGAGGCTATGGCCCTGGCTAAGTGTTGCGCTTGGCACCCCTCGGCAGGACAACACTTGTTCTTCCTCCAGGTCTACCTCACGTGGCTTTTAAAAACTTCACAGCATGACAGCCTACGCAGAGAG GTGGCTAACTTTAATGGTAAAGATGCAGTTCATATCATCTGTAGTTTGGAGTATGAGGAAAAGGATGAGTTGTTACTCGCCCTCAGCAGAGCCTTCCTCTCCCAGCAGCTCCGCAGGGGAGACATGTACTATTTATG CGATCTTGTTTTCATATGGAGTAAACTTCATCGGCGGTTGAAAACATCAAAGCAAGCTCTGCTTGAGGAGAGCCATCAGCTGATGCTGTTTGCCACCAACGTCAACTCAATCTTCCCATTCATCAGAGCCATACTGCAAGAA CTGGCTGAAGATGGAATCCAGTTCTGCGTGGAGCTTTGTGCTCATGCCCTGCAGTCTTGCCTCCCTTGTGATGTCATCACCAAGTCCCTAATCTACAAAACCATTGCCGGCCTGCTGCCCAACGACCTGGAGGTTTGCCGGGCTTGTGCTCTTCTTGTCTTCTTCCTGGAACGCACTGTTGAGGCCTACAAGATTGTGTACCTTCTTTACATGCATCCTGATCAGGAGTACCATGTGGAGCACGGCCCCATAAGGAATCACGTTCGCTTTGAAACCCTGCAG gtCTTAAAGAAGGACCTGTGTTTTGACCCAGAGTTTTGGAACCTCATTGCTTTGCGGACAAACTGTTTGAAGCTGATGAGTGAGAAGGTGGTCAGTGCTGCCCTCGAGGAAATCATGGAGGACAAATGGATCCTTAATTATTGCACCAAAGAACCTGCTCTCCGATCAAGCACATCGGTATGTCAGAAAGGAAGTAAAGGGGCACTTCAGGCCGGAGCTAAGAAGAGGCACAATAAAGAGGACTCTAACACTGTATCTAAAAGAATAAAGATGGGCAAAACACGGCTCAATGTTGACCACAGTATCAAGAGGAAAGGCAACCAAGGGTCACGACCTTTGAAGGATGCATCATCTGAACCTTTGAGGCGTTCATTTTGGCAGCTAGACAAACTACAGGACAATGGGGGGTACGGAGAACTCAGACGTACTACACGACTCTCAGAGAAGAACCCACCAAAACGGAGGATTAGAAAGCCCAAATGGCTCGTGGAAGACTCAGGACCGCTCGAAGAGAATAACATTCCTCAGAAGATGAGGAAGCATGGGTTGAAACATCAAAAGCACCATCAGTCATCTGTTGAAAAGAGGCCTGAAACTGGTCAGATCAAGaacaatgcaaaacacaaacCTTCAGTAAACTCTCATTTAGtggcaaaagaaaacaacagcaaacaccaGAAAGGATTTTCTATAGATGGTCTTCAACCAGCCGCCCCTCCGCAAGTAATTCTTGAGCTCTCCCTGCCAGACAATGAACTGATGGGTACGTTTAATGAGGACAGTTgcaacagacagagagggttCCCTCAAGTGCTTCTTTACAAACCTACAGTGAAGGTTCCTCCCACATCACAACCTGTGAAGACTGTACATGGCAAAGAGGTGATTCTGAGAGCACGGGATGCAGCTATGTTTGTACAACAGCTGCACTGTTATGCTCGGCGGCAGAAGGGAAAAGGTAACGGGTCGAATATTCAAGGCTCAGTGTCAACAATCACGCGCTCCTCCGTGCAAGGAAGTCCTCCAAAAGGTCAACACAGAGAGCTCTGTGAACAGCCTGCTGCTGAGATGAAAGGTGGAATTGCCTCTCAGACACCAGCAGCGGATGAACTTGCAGAATCCCCAGTTGTGGAAAAAGTACTTCAGGTTCAAACTGCAAAAGCAGTCTCACGAAGGACATCTTCATCCAGGGTGCTCTCTGAAAAGTCTGCTGTTGAGATGAAAGTCACTGTTGCTTCACGGacgccagcagcagcaaaagtgaCAGAATCCCCAGTTTTAGATAAGATCCCTCGAGCTCAAAGCACAGGAAAAGTCTCCGAAACCAAGACGAGAGAGCTCCCTGAAaagtctgctgctgaaatgaaagTTACCAGTGcgtcacagacagcagcagcaactgaAGTGACAGATGCCCCGTTGTTAGATAATGTCCTGCAAGCTCAAAAGAGAGAGCTCTGTGAAGAGTCTGCTGTTGAGATGAAAGTCACAATTGCCTCACAGACCCCAACAGCGGGTAAAGTGACTCAGTCCCCTGGTTTTGACAAGGTCTCTAAAGCTCAGACTGTAAAAGACGTTTCAAAAACCGCAACCGAGGTAGACAAAAATCAGATGGTAGTTACTGAAGAAATCCCCCCTCTCTCCAATACGTCCAACATTTCAAACCTTGGAGCTGCTGATCCCATGCCCTCACAGTCTCGAGATGTTGTTCTTCGAGATGGCAAAGAACTTGACCTGAAGTCACTCTCCTCCCAGGCTGAAACTGGTTCTCCAGAGGCGCTCAccactgtcagcagcagcatttctgacatttcaccCGAACTCTCAGAGGGATGTGTCCCCCATGAAAATGAGGCGAGTCCTGGTGGAATAAAGGTCACAACTTACACACCCACAGATCAGGACAGTATAAGTGCTCTGACGTTAGTAACGGAAATGGTTACTGAACTTGCACCTGAGACACTTGCTCACAAATGTCCAGCTCCAGAGGACAGTGCCACCAACGAGTCCAGAGCTGGAAGTAAACGTGAAGTTTCTCACAGATTACATACAACCTCCAGTTGCTCTGGACCAGAACTGGGGGCCTCTGCAGTTACTGATGtgcaaggaaagaaagaaggaacTCAGGATATTACTTCAGAAGTGCTTGACAACAGTGACCCTGTGGAATCAGAGGAATCCAAGTTAGAATACTCTTGTATGTTCTGCAACAAAGTCTTTAAGGGAAGTCGTGTTGTAGCTCATGCTATGTTCCATTACCGTAAGGACGAGTGCATGTTCTGTGGTATCATGTTCAAAGATGACCTCCTGGCCATGATGCACCTGTCTGATCATATTGAGAAGCTCAAGAGGAGCAAAGACTCAGCTGGTAACAGCACCCAAGAAAACTGGGTCTCTGAGACCAAAGATACCTCCACACCTAAGACCTCTGCCAAAGTTAAGACCACAAATGTGTCTTCTGGTCGCCGTAGTAGTGGGAGAACACTGAAATCTGCTGTTAGCCCTGAATCAGTAAGCCTTCCAGATTCAGCCCCACCTGGATCCAGAAAATTAAGATCCAGTGACAAACCAGTGGATGGTCTGTCTCtacaagaacagaaaaaaaacgtTTCGAAGCACCTTAATAGTAAAACTGCTGTTCACAAGGTGAATGGGCATATTGGCAAAAAGAAAACGCTTGTCAGACTGAAAAAGGACACCTTAAACTGGGAAGCTGAGCAGCCATGTACACAGCAGAAGATCTCTCAAGAAAAAACAAGTCTAACCGAGAATCCCAGGTTGCAAGAAAACCGAGATGTCGAGATGGACTCTGCAGCATCAGTTCAGGTAGACAAAGAGTTCAGCTGTTCCACTAACAATAAAATGATGCAGGTCCTAAAGACAGCCacaaaacaagatgggaaagtTGCTGAAGAGAAAAACTTGGAGCTGCAAAATAAATGTTGCTGTCCTGTGGATGGTTGCACTTGGTGTGCAGACCTGTCAAAAAACCGTGTTGCACTCTTATACCACGCTCTCGAAGATCACTACGGTGAGCTCAAACCTTTACAACTGGCGTTCCGCATTGGAAAAAGCAGATGTAGTATTTGCATGAGGGTTTTGTGgagttttgaacattttcagcaCCATGTTGAAAGACACAAACTTACTCCTCGGCATCCTTGCCTTCATCAGGGTTGCACTGCCAGGTTCAAAACCGGAATGGAAATGAGACGCCACGCCAGGAGGCACAGTCCGCTGCAGGCAGTGTGCTGCCTCCCTGGGTGCTCTCAACTATTTATTTGTCTGTGGGCACTGAACCTTCACGAAAGAGAGCACTATGCTTCCAAACCCACTAAACCTGACAAGAACACAAATAAGCAAACAGGTAACAAACATAACGTGTCAGCTGGGAAGAAGCAGTCAGATCATAAGCCAAAAGAAGAAACTGCTACCACTGCTGAGAGTGTAAAGGCAACTTGTAAGTCAAGAGGACATGTTCCACATAAGTCATCAACAGGAACACTTGTAAAGACACCTTGTCCCACCACTGTCAGAGCATCCCTGCTGAAACAGGAGTTGGAAGAGATCAATGAGACCAAGGATTCACATGTCTTGATGAATCTTTCTAACAAGGACACTGCACAGCCCACTGGTCCAAATCTGAGACTGAGGCAAACGTTAAGAAAAGTTAAAGTATCACATACAAACATGGCAGTGCTCAAAAGTCACAGAGTCATCTCATCGTCATTGTTAAAACACAGTATCAAACTGAGGTACAAATTCAGGAAAAAGCAGGTCAAAGTAAACACTAAAAGTCCTGAGAGAAGAGGGCGCCCTCCGAAGTCAAAGAAAGCTGTGCATGATGAAAACACTACGACTGGTCAAAGCGATGAAcgtgtgaaagaaaaaaatgatcagAGGAGCCCCACTCAACTTGGAAGCCGCTCTAAAGCAGCAGAGACCTCAAATGTGAGCAAAgcattaaaagaagaaaagagtcagCAGGTCCATGATGTCGTCAGAACTACAGAAACGTCAATTGACGAATCAAAGTCTAAGAAGTCTGTGAACAAACAGATAAAGAAGAATCATACTAAACAGAAGGGTGTCTCAAATAATACCTCAACATCAGATAACAGtctaaatcaatcaatcacagcCACCgtagcagacaaaacacagaagtcagctgctgtcaaaatgaagaaaaggcGCTCCTCTCCTAAAGAAAATGGTTATCGATCTACTACTTCAGACTCATCCAAGTCCGAGAAGCGCAAAGTGACAAATGGCAAAgccaacacagagctgaagaaaaaaTGTCCCCTCAAAGAATCAGGCTCTGCCTCAAAAAAGCTTGCCAAGTCAAATTATGTTGTCCCACAGGCTGAggccacaacagcagcagtccaAACCTCTGCTGATGAGGAGGGAAAAGCAAAGGTAGAAAACACAGACTCAACACAGAAGCCCTCTGATAACTCCATGCCTGCTGCCCCTGCGAACCCTTTAAATGAGATAATTGCACCACCCACCACTTCAGGAGAGAACGTGCACAAGGTGACAACAGAGGTAAAGTCAAAGAAATCACACATtatgaaaaaggaaagaaagaaagaaaagaatacTCATACTGCCCCTGCAGATGCAGGTAAGACcaataaaaagcacaaagataCTCATAAAAAAGGCCACAAAAAAGAGGTCAAGGACAGACGGCCGTGCAAAGATGAGAGCAAAACATCTGTTTTGAAAAAGACAGCCAAGTCAAAACCTGTCGAGCAACAGTTTGAGGCGAAAGCAGCAGATGTGCAGAGTTCTTGTGATGTGGACggaaaagtgaaagaagaaaCATCAGATGCAACACTTGACCACTCTGGTTCCTCCATCTGTGCTGCCGCATCGAGCAGCTTGACCGAAATGATCTGCCCACCCACTGCCACTGGAGAGAACACACAGGAGGcaacaaagcaggaaaagtCAAAGAAACCTCGTGTCATGAAAATACCAGACCCCAACAAAGCAAATAAGAAGCGCAAGCTTATTCTGGAAGGAGGTGACAGAAAGAGCGTgaagacaaaaagcaaacatcagGGTGTTGCATCACTATCTCAGAAGACCACAAAGTCAGACTGTGAGGTCCAACCACTCACCGAGGTCAAAGCAGAGGTAATGGAGAGCTCTgttgcagaggaagaaaaacctCCAGCTGAAACAGCTCAGTCTACATTTAGCAGTCCTGGTTACTCCATGATAATGAACGGACAAGCAGCAACTGAAGATGTAAAATCTGTGGTGAGCAAGGACACTCTTGCAGAGTACAATAAGAGGCCGTACGTGCGTCTGCCACCGACAGCGTACCTGGACGAGAAGTACATCACCATGCCGAAACGGAGGAAGGCGATGCCGTCGTTCCTGTCGTCTCAGAGAAGTCTCCCTCCCGAGCAGGCGAAGGTTACGACGGCTGTGAAGAGACAACGGTGTGCCAACTGCTTTGCTACTTTCGACAGCGCTGAGGACCTGCAGAGTCATCTCCAAGTGAAGAAGTGTTCAAGCCTCTTTGGATTTGACTCTGACGATGAGA gcAACAGTTGA